The Clostridiaceae bacterium HFYG-1003 genome includes a window with the following:
- a CDS encoding lactate dehydrogenase: MHQCQWNGTTFLVPDQYTKQVRNRLGDSVTLHPLTDLTPLKSSRSLNLLVDDHRFTGRFLARNLDFCGNGRPFPLLMDPGPAPDHSFTAHINDGEVLYQVLNLAEGKLAPESPESYRVVICGLGDVGGTLSTGLRLLGDETISEILLYDRSESKLQRWYREASQILKPDGSYMPPVRIIEKKDLFQGDVFIFCVSAGVPPLGEEAGRDVRMIQLERNAEILKEYVKLAQECDYQGHFFIVSDPVDQLCMTAWQSGSLHSQQIRGFGLGVMYARAVFHANEQNLPMDELRVYGPHGEGLQVLDRITKYHEAQSELLTEKTRTENLTIRATGFKPYIAPALSSGALSILACLKGQWHYSSTLMDGVWFGARNRQHGHYNEYEALPLTESFLGKLEATRVNLINSMTGVTP; this comes from the coding sequence ATGCATCAATGCCAATGGAACGGAACAACCTTCCTGGTTCCTGATCAATATACGAAACAGGTCCGGAACCGGCTGGGTGATTCCGTCACTCTTCACCCCCTGACCGATCTGACACCCCTGAAATCGAGTAGAAGCCTGAATCTTCTGGTCGACGACCATCGCTTCACGGGCCGCTTTCTGGCCAGAAATCTTGATTTCTGCGGAAATGGCCGCCCGTTCCCACTCCTGATGGATCCGGGCCCCGCTCCGGACCACAGTTTCACGGCTCACATCAATGACGGAGAGGTCCTCTATCAGGTCCTAAATCTGGCGGAAGGGAAACTGGCGCCGGAAAGTCCGGAATCATACCGGGTCGTGATCTGCGGCCTGGGCGATGTCGGTGGCACCCTCTCAACCGGTCTGAGGCTGCTGGGTGACGAAACCATCTCTGAAATTCTGCTTTATGACCGCAGCGAATCCAAGCTGCAGCGCTGGTACCGGGAAGCCTCTCAGATTCTCAAGCCGGATGGCTCCTATATGCCGCCCGTCCGGATCATTGAAAAAAAGGACCTGTTCCAGGGCGATGTCTTCATTTTCTGCGTATCTGCCGGCGTTCCGCCGCTGGGTGAAGAAGCTGGGCGCGATGTACGGATGATCCAGCTTGAAAGAAACGCGGAGATCCTCAAAGAATATGTCAAGTTGGCCCAGGAATGCGATTACCAGGGTCACTTCTTCATCGTTTCCGACCCGGTGGACCAGCTCTGCATGACGGCCTGGCAGAGCGGCAGCCTGCACAGTCAGCAGATCCGGGGATTCGGCCTCGGCGTCATGTACGCCCGGGCAGTCTTCCACGCCAATGAACAGAATCTGCCCATGGACGAACTTCGGGTTTATGGACCGCATGGCGAAGGACTTCAGGTACTCGACCGCATTACAAAGTATCATGAAGCCCAGTCTGAGCTGCTGACCGAGAAAACAAGGACCGAAAACCTGACCATCCGCGCGACCGGCTTCAAGCCTTACATCGCGCCGGCTCTCTCCTCCGGTGCCCTGTCGATTCTGGCCTGTCTGAAGGGACAATGGCATTATTCCAGCACCCTGATGGATGGTGTCTGGTTTGGAGCACGCAACCGCCAGCATGGCCATTACAATGAATACGAAGCCTTGCCCCTGACCGAATCCTTTCTGGGAAAACTGGAGGCGACCCGAGTCAATCTGATCAACTCGATGACAGGAGTGACCCCATGA
- a CDS encoding PHP domain-containing protein encodes MSIELHCHTTASDGLYSPAELVKTALAANVRVLAVTDHDTTKSLAEVARLCANTSVYFIPGIELSTWNGEESIHLLGYFRGSDYQNRELTEQLESFQTRRTERAREIQERLKIHYGLDIDLSLLPHQAGASIGRANIARLIQEKYRIPKDEIFARFLGDHTKAFIPSSRMPVQEGIQLLKAAGATVILAHPGELRKSSFAELFELDFDGAECYYPNHSPRQTREFLQACHRKNRLVTCGSDDHGIQGDKKHGTLGSTLYDPAEVEPFLRRMIQAE; translated from the coding sequence ATGAGCATCGAACTGCACTGCCACACCACCGCTTCGGACGGCTTGTACAGCCCGGCTGAACTTGTGAAGACAGCCCTTGCGGCAAATGTGCGCGTTCTGGCCGTGACCGATCATGATACGACCAAGAGTCTGGCGGAAGTAGCCAGACTGTGCGCAAATACTTCGGTTTACTTCATTCCGGGCATCGAACTGTCCACCTGGAATGGAGAGGAAAGCATTCATCTGTTGGGATATTTTCGCGGCAGTGACTATCAAAACCGGGAACTGACAGAACAGCTGGAATCTTTTCAAACCCGCCGAACGGAACGTGCCAGGGAGATTCAGGAACGCCTGAAAATCCACTACGGTTTGGACATCGACTTGTCCCTGCTGCCGCATCAGGCGGGCGCTTCCATTGGCCGGGCCAACATTGCCCGCCTGATCCAGGAAAAGTATCGAATTCCAAAAGACGAAATTTTTGCCCGGTTCCTTGGAGACCATACCAAGGCCTTCATCCCCTCCTCCAGAATGCCGGTTCAGGAAGGAATCCAGCTGTTGAAAGCCGCCGGAGCCACCGTGATCCTGGCCCACCCGGGAGAGCTGCGCAAAAGCAGCTTCGCTGAGTTGTTCGAACTGGATTTTGACGGAGCGGAATGCTACTACCCGAATCATAGCCCCCGACAGACCCGGGAGTTCCTCCAGGCCTGTCATCGAAAGAACCGCCTCGTCACCTGCGGCTCTGATGATCATGGCATCCAGGGAGACAAAAAGCACGGAACACTGGGAAGCACCCTTTATGATCCGGCAGAAGTAGAACCTTTTCTGAGGCGCATGATCCAGGCAGAATGA
- a CDS encoding transcriptional repressor, whose amino-acid sequence MRNIDIFLREKGIKPSYQRKRIYEFLHQNPIHPTVNDIYWALIHDIPTLSKATVYNTMNLFNEHGLIDIIPIEGNESRFDLHPIKPHAHFKCDACHQVFDVEIEIPPHLISKELAGCQVETQNINFTGVCSACMESKTSKVI is encoded by the coding sequence TTGAGAAATATTGACATCTTTTTGAGGGAAAAAGGCATTAAGCCGAGCTACCAGCGCAAACGCATTTATGAATTCCTGCATCAGAACCCCATTCATCCCACCGTAAATGACATCTATTGGGCTTTGATTCATGACATTCCCACTTTATCCAAAGCTACGGTGTACAACACCATGAATTTATTCAATGAACACGGACTGATCGATATTATTCCGATTGAAGGCAACGAATCACGCTTTGACCTTCATCCCATCAAGCCTCATGCCCATTTTAAATGCGATGCCTGTCACCAGGTGTTTGACGTGGAAATAGAAATTCCGCCTCATCTGATCTCAAAAGAACTGGCGGGCTGCCAGGTGGAGACCCAGAATATCAATTTTACCGGCGTCTGTTCTGCCTGTATGGAATCAAAAACCAGCAAAGTTATTTGA
- the hprK gene encoding HPr(Ser) kinase/phosphatase has translation MAVTVKKLIDDFKLEILVPGTVDNLITVQDVNRPGLQLAGFYNYFDNDRIQVIGNGEWSFLDELEPALRKKRLQRYFKNEMPCIIITRKLEAHSELLEAAQKNQQWVLRTDQSSSKFISKLTVYLANEMAPEVRLHGGLIDVHGIGLLITGDSGVGKSEATLELIRRGHRLISDDAVDVREVDGVLTGYCPEITFGMMEVRGMGIIDITQLYGLSSTSQAKNVDLIIHLQRWEGEEEGTYDRLGINEYQNILGVDVKKLTIPVRSGRNIAIIIEAAAANYRYSKTARLTPSEIIDQRITELATRNA, from the coding sequence ATGGCAGTAACAGTTAAAAAACTCATCGACGATTTCAAGCTGGAAATTCTGGTTCCCGGAACCGTGGATAACCTGATTACCGTTCAGGATGTCAACCGTCCGGGATTGCAGCTGGCCGGCTTTTATAATTATTTTGACAATGATCGCATTCAGGTCATCGGAAACGGCGAATGGAGCTTTTTGGATGAACTGGAGCCAGCTCTGCGTAAAAAAAGACTGCAGCGCTATTTCAAGAATGAGATGCCCTGCATCATCATCACCCGAAAACTGGAAGCCCATTCCGAACTTTTGGAAGCAGCTCAGAAAAATCAGCAATGGGTGCTTCGAACAGACCAGAGCTCATCCAAGTTCATTTCGAAACTGACAGTATACCTGGCCAATGAAATGGCACCGGAAGTGCGTCTTCATGGCGGACTGATCGATGTTCACGGCATCGGCTTGCTGATTACCGGTGATTCCGGCGTGGGCAAGTCGGAGGCTACCCTGGAACTGATCCGGCGCGGTCATCGTCTGATTTCCGATGATGCGGTGGATGTTCGTGAAGTAGATGGTGTCCTGACTGGGTACTGCCCCGAAATTACGTTCGGCATGATGGAAGTGCGCGGTATGGGCATCATTGATATAACCCAACTGTATGGACTCTCGTCGACCTCCCAGGCAAAGAACGTGGATCTCATCATTCACCTGCAGCGCTGGGAAGGCGAAGAGGAAGGAACCTATGATCGGCTCGGAATCAACGAATACCAAAACATCCTGGGTGTCGACGTAAAAAAACTGACCATTCCTGTACGCTCCGGACGGAACATTGCCATCATCATTGAAGCTGCGGCGGCCAACTATCGTTACTCCAAAACAGCACGACTGACACCAAGTGAAATTATTGACCAACGCATCACAGAATTAGCGACACGTAACGCATAG
- a CDS encoding DUF896 domain-containing protein, with protein sequence MTDLENKLQSMALDDLIKGINQFTANSRIRELTELETQERALYRKEYIRRIGRNLRATLDNTDITYADGGEDGSNS encoded by the coding sequence ATGACAGATTTAGAAAATAAACTTCAATCGATGGCTTTGGATGATCTTATCAAAGGCATCAATCAATTTACAGCCAATTCCCGGATCCGGGAACTGACTGAACTGGAAACACAGGAACGCGCGCTTTACCGCAAGGAATACATTCGGCGAATCGGGCGCAACTTGCGCGCTACCCTGGACAACACGGATATAACATATGCGGATGGTGGCGAGGATGGCAGTAACAGTTAA
- a CDS encoding DUF1292 domain-containing protein: MEEKNIMKFKDEEGNLIELEAVARIFLEEQEYLILAPLGSDEDEFVLRVDRSAEGTEEFNALDSDEEFLKVKKEYSRLLYDEGKGGAHE, from the coding sequence TTGGAAGAAAAAAACATTATGAAATTTAAAGATGAAGAGGGCAACCTGATTGAACTGGAAGCGGTCGCTCGGATTTTTCTCGAGGAGCAGGAATACCTGATTCTGGCACCGCTGGGATCCGACGAGGATGAGTTCGTGCTGCGGGTAGACCGGTCAGCAGAAGGCACCGAGGAGTTCAATGCCCTGGATTCAGATGAAGAATTTTTGAAAGTTAAAAAGGAATATTCCCGGTTATTATATGACGAAGGAAAAGGAGGAGCTCATGAGTAA
- a CDS encoding AAA family ATPase has protein sequence MDHELDLEQKYLELVRQFMEGSEQIRLKELFSLEQQVETLYQQSRGTFSQEYELTVQALQIARSRQQKGEESRDKPYFGRIDFRPRLALAPEHLYIGKHAVRETDASNDYVIDWRAPVAELYYSGTLGRNEFLAPGGFMEGDLTLKRRFTYTDEAVPRIDRYFDEGDQILIASEGSEGKTLQDEFLRINLEGSSTKKLKEIVATIAREQNAIIRAPKNIPIIVQGAAGAGKTTVALHRLAYLLYLHQATLKGSDVCIIAPNRLFLDYISEVLPDLGTKDVVQTTLEDIILKELKIKKFIWNKDEILKSILEADPQTARIHSEISRIKGTPSFMRLLDAMKDRAEAAMARRGPVLLAGEVLYSGDEIRRLLLEDLVYLPLNERRGAIETYLKRNLKDRADKVGIRIDQRYQEKVRTIKRHFAKDELLMRRHLVECYQERDEILKHLTAMAKSSVKEYFLDFKELSVLDQYEESLKDRDFVRDHLQLEGELLGGVCQFDRNQIQADDLSALMYLSMLLNGTRHSWSHVVVDEAQDYTMLQLEVIRRLARQDSLTLVGDLAQGIYSYRAIKDWQEANQLFKSGAAYYELRNSYRSTVEIIREANRTLHRMQLPLKEAIPVLRHGRIPQHSTWSTSEELAERLKEVEAIMQNDQRNTLALVTKTFEEAAQLHRLLKKQFPQYELIDVTKRKSSLSRVIIPSYLTKGLEFDAVVLLDEPSFGSDPLDLRLKYVALTRALHLEFLFERLPT, from the coding sequence ATGGATCATGAACTGGATTTGGAACAAAAGTATCTGGAACTGGTACGCCAATTTATGGAGGGGTCGGAGCAAATTCGCCTGAAAGAACTTTTCAGCCTGGAACAGCAGGTGGAAACGCTTTATCAGCAAAGCCGCGGGACGTTCTCCCAGGAATATGAACTGACGGTTCAGGCCTTGCAGATTGCCAGATCCCGTCAGCAAAAGGGCGAGGAATCCAGGGATAAGCCGTACTTTGGCCGAATCGACTTCAGACCCCGCCTGGCACTGGCTCCGGAACATCTGTATATTGGAAAGCATGCTGTCCGGGAAACAGATGCCAGTAATGATTACGTCATTGACTGGCGGGCTCCGGTAGCTGAACTCTACTATTCCGGAACGTTAGGAAGAAATGAATTCCTGGCTCCGGGGGGCTTTATGGAAGGGGATCTGACGCTGAAGCGACGGTTTACCTATACCGATGAAGCGGTTCCCAGGATTGACCGGTACTTTGATGAGGGCGATCAGATTCTGATTGCCAGCGAGGGCAGTGAAGGCAAAACGCTGCAGGATGAGTTTCTTCGGATCAATCTGGAAGGCTCTTCGACGAAAAAACTCAAGGAAATCGTCGCAACGATTGCCCGGGAACAAAATGCCATCATCCGGGCGCCAAAGAATATCCCCATCATTGTTCAGGGTGCGGCGGGCGCCGGCAAGACAACGGTGGCGCTGCATCGCCTGGCGTACCTGCTCTATCTTCACCAGGCGACCCTCAAGGGATCGGATGTTTGCATCATCGCGCCCAATCGGCTGTTCCTGGACTACATTTCTGAAGTTCTGCCGGACCTTGGAACCAAGGATGTTGTTCAGACTACGCTGGAAGATATCATCCTGAAGGAGCTGAAGATCAAGAAATTTATCTGGAATAAGGATGAGATTCTGAAGAGCATCCTGGAGGCGGACCCGCAGACCGCCCGCATTCATTCCGAAATTTCCCGGATCAAGGGGACTCCGTCCTTTATGCGGCTGCTGGATGCCATGAAAGATCGGGCAGAGGCGGCCATGGCCCGCCGGGGACCGGTTCTGCTGGCCGGAGAGGTTCTCTACAGCGGGGACGAGATCCGACGACTCCTCCTGGAGGATTTAGTGTATCTGCCGCTGAATGAGCGCCGCGGAGCCATAGAGACCTATCTGAAGCGAAATCTCAAGGATCGGGCGGATAAGGTCGGAATCCGGATTGATCAGCGCTACCAGGAAAAAGTTCGGACCATCAAGCGACACTTTGCCAAAGATGAGCTGCTGATGCGCCGGCACCTGGTGGAGTGCTACCAGGAACGGGATGAGATTCTGAAGCATCTGACGGCAATGGCGAAGAGTTCGGTGAAAGAGTATTTTCTTGATTTCAAGGAACTTTCGGTGCTGGACCAGTATGAAGAATCGCTGAAGGATCGGGACTTTGTTCGAGACCATCTCCAGCTGGAGGGGGAGCTGCTGGGAGGGGTTTGCCAGTTCGATCGGAATCAGATTCAGGCAGATGATCTGTCGGCTTTGATGTATCTATCCATGCTGCTGAACGGAACCCGTCACAGCTGGTCCCATGTTGTGGTGGATGAAGCTCAGGATTATACCATGCTCCAGCTCGAAGTGATCCGCCGTCTGGCCCGCCAGGATTCCCTGACTCTGGTTGGCGACCTGGCCCAGGGCATCTATTCTTACCGGGCCATCAAAGACTGGCAGGAAGCGAATCAGCTCTTTAAAAGCGGGGCAGCCTACTACGAGCTCAGGAACAGCTACCGTTCAACTGTGGAGATTATCCGGGAAGCCAATCGCACCCTGCACCGGATGCAGCTGCCGCTGAAAGAAGCGATCCCGGTCCTGCGACACGGACGCATCCCGCAGCACAGTACCTGGTCGACCAGTGAAGAGCTGGCAGAACGCCTGAAGGAAGTGGAAGCCATCATGCAGAACGATCAGCGCAATACCCTGGCTTTGGTGACAAAAACCTTCGAAGAGGCAGCCCAGCTTCATCGACTCTTGAAAAAGCAGTTTCCTCAATACGAACTGATTGATGTGACCAAGCGCAAAAGTTCTCTGAGCCGGGTGATCATTCCATCCTATTTGACAAAAGGGCTGGAATTTGACGCGGTCGTCCTCTTGGACGAACCATCCTTCGGAAGTGATCCGTTGGACCTGAGACTGAAGTACGTTGCCCTGACTCGCGCTTTGCACCTCGAATTCTTGTTTGAACGTCTTCCAACCTAA
- a CDS encoding NADPH-dependent oxidoreductase, with amino-acid sequence MMTEWKNALEAPLNHRTIREFKTDEVAAEVFEQLMEVARRTATSTGMQACSIIRVKDPEIRQELANVCRQEYVARAPELLIFIVDQHRNSEILREMGENPAKAGDMDKFFQGFTDACLMAQNVNNAVESLGLGAVYLGSILNHPAKTIEVLGLPKYTFPVVGLGIGYPNQNPQQKPRMGMELRLFEDRYQSFPGEYLSRLNDYDQEMTTYYDLREANRRSDSFTLQVVQKLSGGIPERQAMMNQIVAQGFDLKLKP; translated from the coding sequence ATGATGACAGAATGGAAGAATGCACTGGAAGCTCCGCTGAATCACCGCACGATCCGTGAGTTTAAGACGGATGAAGTGGCGGCAGAAGTTTTTGAGCAGCTCATGGAGGTAGCCCGCCGAACAGCGACGTCGACCGGAATGCAGGCCTGCTCGATCATTCGGGTGAAGGATCCTGAAATCCGTCAGGAACTGGCAAACGTCTGCCGCCAGGAGTACGTGGCCAGGGCACCGGAACTGCTGATCTTTATCGTCGACCAGCACCGCAACAGTGAAATATTAAGAGAGATGGGAGAGAACCCGGCGAAAGCGGGGGATATGGATAAATTCTTCCAGGGCTTTACGGATGCCTGCCTGATGGCTCAGAATGTCAACAATGCCGTTGAAAGCCTGGGTCTGGGCGCCGTATACCTGGGCTCAATCCTGAATCATCCCGCCAAAACCATTGAAGTGCTGGGGCTGCCTAAATACACTTTCCCGGTGGTAGGACTCGGAATTGGATACCCTAACCAGAATCCGCAGCAAAAGCCCAGAATGGGAATGGAACTGAGACTGTTTGAAGACCGGTACCAGTCATTCCCCGGTGAATATCTAAGTCGACTGAATGATTATGATCAGGAAATGACGACGTATTATGACCTTCGTGAAGCCAATCGCCGATCAGATTCCTTTACGCTGCAGGTTGTCCAGAAACTGAGTGGCGGAATCCCGGAGCGGCAGGCGATGATGAATCAGATTGTTGCCCAGGGATTCGACTTGAAATTGAAGCCCTGA
- a CDS encoding GNAT family N-acetyltransferase encodes MERLDTKKKALDWLYQDELMNLMSIEGLEHGGLEILYAGTQSLLLSDGTAMMIHCKDQSEWTDLLPKVCQELPKDRFFILRAHEDWYLEELMEQTGLKETEPYLNSMYPTDFPLMDQLPEHVTIRPLTMAEFPLVRATYRTVDEDDYIRERIEAGMLGAWYGEEMAGFIGTHDEGTIGLLEVLPAFRRKGIARALEVAMVRSRWKQGRRAQGNIAVDNQLSRTVHEKMGILISQNPVYWFFPAAPEDPTQVCQDSSEASPT; translated from the coding sequence ATGGAACGGTTGGATACGAAGAAAAAAGCACTGGACTGGCTTTATCAGGATGAGCTCATGAACCTGATGTCGATCGAGGGACTGGAACACGGTGGTCTGGAAATCCTTTATGCAGGAACTCAGTCTTTGCTGTTATCCGATGGGACCGCCATGATGATCCATTGCAAGGACCAGTCGGAATGGACTGACCTGCTCCCCAAAGTATGTCAGGAGCTGCCGAAGGATCGGTTTTTTATCCTGAGAGCCCATGAAGACTGGTATCTGGAAGAACTGATGGAGCAAACCGGCCTGAAGGAAACAGAGCCTTATCTGAACAGCATGTATCCCACGGACTTTCCACTGATGGATCAACTGCCGGAACATGTAACCATCCGGCCGTTGACCATGGCTGAGTTTCCCTTGGTGCGCGCGACCTACCGGACCGTGGATGAGGACGACTACATCCGGGAGCGGATTGAGGCGGGCATGCTGGGTGCCTGGTACGGTGAGGAAATGGCCGGCTTCATCGGAACGCATGATGAAGGCACCATCGGACTGCTGGAAGTACTGCCTGCCTTCCGGCGCAAAGGAATCGCCCGGGCACTGGAAGTGGCCATGGTTCGCAGCCGCTGGAAGCAGGGGCGTCGAGCCCAAGGAAACATTGCCGTCGACAATCAGCTCTCCCGGACCGTTCATGAGAAGATGGGCATTCTGATCTCCCAGAACCCGGTCTACTGGTTCTTTCCCGCTGCCCCGGAGGATCCGACTCAGGTGTGTCAGGATTCATCTGAAGCTTCGCCAACTTAG
- a CDS encoding ABC transporter ATP-binding protein, with amino-acid sequence MNIIEIDHLKKYYGKHRGVEDVSFQVKEGEIFGFIGPNGAGKSTTIRCALSLIYPTSGQIRIFGKDSIKDRVEIARNVGYLPGEVFYYDNMTVRELLNYSSSFYSKVDPKTVKELCELLELDPTKRIEDLSLGNKKKVGIVQGLLHDPRLIVLDEPTSGLDPLMQQRFFNLIEERRRQGATVLFSSHILSEVKRLSDRIAIIRNGLIEDINTVMGLETNAYKNVTVTSPEERLKQLDNLSGLEIKYSDAGQREYLFRGDMALLIRELNQAQVSNLTIEDPSLEEIFMHYYE; translated from the coding sequence ATGAACATCATTGAAATCGACCACTTGAAAAAATACTATGGCAAGCACCGCGGAGTGGAGGATGTTTCCTTTCAGGTGAAAGAAGGTGAAATCTTCGGTTTCATCGGACCCAACGGAGCCGGAAAGTCAACGACAATCCGATGTGCCCTGTCTTTGATCTATCCCACATCCGGGCAAATCCGGATCTTTGGGAAGGATTCCATCAAGGACCGGGTGGAGATCGCCCGGAATGTCGGATATCTGCCGGGGGAAGTATTCTATTACGACAATATGACCGTTCGGGAATTGTTAAACTACAGCTCGTCGTTCTATTCAAAGGTCGATCCCAAAACCGTGAAGGAACTTTGCGAACTGCTGGAACTGGATCCGACCAAACGAATTGAAGATCTGTCTCTGGGCAATAAGAAAAAAGTGGGGATTGTCCAAGGCTTGCTCCATGACCCCCGCCTGATCGTTTTGGATGAACCAACCTCCGGTCTGGATCCGCTGATGCAGCAGCGATTCTTCAACCTGATTGAGGAACGCCGGCGTCAGGGGGCAACCGTTCTGTTTTCGTCCCATATTCTTTCTGAAGTCAAGCGACTGTCCGACCGCATCGCGATCATTCGAAACGGTCTGATCGAAGACATCAACACGGTCATGGGTCTTGAGACAAATGCTTATAAAAACGTAACTGTCACGTCCCCGGAGGAACGGCTGAAACAACTGGACAATCTGTCGGGTCTTGAAATTAAATACTCCGACGCCGGCCAGCGGGAATACCTGTTCCGCGGCGATATGGCTCTCCTGATTCGCGAATTGAATCAGGCACAGGTGAGCAATCTAACCATTGAGGATCCTTCTCTGGAGGAGATCTTCATGCACTATTACGAATAA
- a CDS encoding ABC transporter permease — translation MTIFWQELKFQRRSLLIWITTFAAVLLLFMGIFPGFAQEADTLKRALAAFPKAMFDSIGMDIEKIFEASGFVSYIYGFIQLFLAIMGALYGLNIVNREKIARMNDFLYVKPVSRLSVFSQKVLAALVSFFLMNAVLYLMFHGMAAIWEIDQANLNTIDQIILGGLLLQLLVFSLASLLGLMLRRFKNPVGLATALSFTLFFILLIGRLMDDDKIKALTPFGYVEPLEITTKGLAGTTVAGFVALTAALLCLNAILLIRRDLEG, via the coding sequence ATGACCATCTTTTGGCAAGAACTGAAATTTCAGCGCCGCTCCCTCCTGATCTGGATCACAACCTTTGCGGCCGTTCTGCTGCTCTTCATGGGGATATTTCCCGGTTTCGCCCAGGAGGCTGACACACTGAAACGCGCACTGGCCGCTTTCCCGAAGGCGATGTTTGACTCCATCGGGATGGATATCGAAAAAATATTCGAAGCCAGCGGCTTTGTCAGTTACATTTATGGATTTATTCAACTGTTCCTGGCCATCATGGGCGCGCTCTACGGCCTGAACATCGTCAATCGGGAGAAAATCGCCCGCATGAATGACTTCCTGTACGTCAAGCCGGTCAGCCGATTGTCGGTGTTTTCTCAAAAGGTTCTGGCTGCCCTGGTCAGCTTCTTTCTCATGAACGCGGTGTTATATCTGATGTTTCATGGCATGGCAGCCATCTGGGAAATCGATCAGGCGAATTTAAATACAATTGATCAGATCATTCTGGGCGGCCTGCTGCTTCAGCTTCTGGTATTTTCCCTTGCCAGCCTTCTCGGTCTTATGCTGCGCCGGTTCAAGAATCCGGTCGGTCTGGCAACAGCCCTCAGCTTTACCCTGTTCTTCATTCTTCTGATCGGTCGATTGATGGACGATGATAAAATCAAAGCCCTCACTCCGTTTGGGTATGTCGAACCTCTGGAGATCACAACCAAAGGCCTCGCGGGAACAACCGTCGCCGGATTTGTCGCCCTGACCGCCGCATTGCTTTGCCTGAATGCCATCCTGCTGATCCGGCGGGACCTGGAGGGATAA
- a CDS encoding ABC transporter permease, protein MILREIKIRWKSLLFWAIGFAFMIIGGMTKFDTFSAGGSQDLNQFIQSMPRIMRIIYGMEGIDISTFTGYFGLLLLYVLIMASIHGAFLGASLIHQEFKDRTADFLFVKPMSRDHILLRKLGSGLVMILILEAVIAACCFYVFNESGQLPLFGKTLAATLATHVFFFGLGFLFTVLLPKSRQGQQLALVIILVSYLSISLSQLYDQPWIRNLSPIGWYYARLYQSGTSELWLAGGILLTLSLGFLVLAIVQFRRKDIPN, encoded by the coding sequence ATGATACTGCGAGAAATAAAAATCCGCTGGAAAAGTCTCCTGTTCTGGGCCATCGGCTTTGCCTTCATGATCATCGGCGGCATGACCAAATTTGATACATTTTCCGCCGGAGGCAGTCAGGATCTGAATCAGTTCATTCAGTCCATGCCCCGGATCATGCGGATCATCTATGGGATGGAAGGAATTGACATCAGCACGTTTACCGGATATTTCGGACTGCTCCTGCTCTATGTGCTGATCATGGCTTCGATCCACGGCGCGTTTCTGGGCGCTTCCCTGATTCATCAGGAATTCAAGGATCGAACGGCGGACTTTCTGTTCGTCAAACCCATGAGCCGGGATCATATCCTCCTTCGAAAACTGGGCTCCGGCCTGGTGATGATTCTGATTCTGGAGGCGGTCATTGCTGCCTGCTGTTTCTATGTGTTCAATGAATCCGGGCAGCTCCCCCTGTTCGGCAAAACGCTGGCTGCAACCCTTGCGACTCATGTGTTCTTTTTCGGATTGGGCTTCCTGTTCACGGTTCTTTTGCCAAAGTCCCGCCAGGGACAGCAGCTCGCCCTGGTCATCATTCTGGTCAGCTACCTGTCCATCAGCCTGTCCCAGCTTTATGATCAGCCCTGGATCCGAAACCTGTCTCCCATCGGCTGGTATTACGCCCGGCTCTATCAGTCCGGCACCAGTGAACTGTGGCTGGCCGGAGGGATCCTGCTGACCCTGAGCCTTGGTTTCCTGGTTCTGGCGATTGTTCAGTTCCGCCGCAAAGACATCCCGAATTAG